The Ornithinimicrobium sufpigmenti genome includes the window CCCCGTCGGGAGCACGGCTGCTGGCCAGGGACGTCGCGCACGTCCTGGACGTCCTGCCCGCGTGCCTGGGGCTGCTGTGGCCGATCTGGGACAGGCGGCGGCAGACGTTCGCCGACAAGATCGTCGGCAGCGTCGTCGTCACCGTCGTCGCGGACCGGCGGGACGAGGTCGTCGTCCGGTAGGTCCATCGGTTGTCGATCGGTTCTCGATCGCTTGTCGGTCGGTTGCCGGTCGTCTTCAATCGGCTGTCGATGGGTCAGGTGGAGTCACGGGGGTCCGTCAGCACCACGTCCCTGGGTCGCTGGATGACGTGCGTCAGCGACTCGACGGACACCCATCCCTCCCACGTCCCGTGCTGCTGGTAGGCCAGCTCCGGCCGGCCGTCGATGTCGTGGCCGACGTACTCGATGTGCGCCAGGGCGTCGCGGACGGCGAGGACGCGGACCGGGTTGCCCTTCCACCGGGCCGTCGTCCGTACGGTGAAGGCTGCGACGACGTCGTCGAGAGGCACCGAGCGTCGCCAGCCGCCATGCCGGTCCTGCTCGAAACCCTCCGGCTGGGGGGTGCTCGTGGGCGCCCACAGCCAGACGATCGGTCTCTTGTGCCGGTCACCGTAGCTGTGCGTCGGTCCGGAGGCGGCATACGCAACTCCCCGGTAGACGGCGTAGAGCCCGGCACGCACGGGGCCATCTGCCCACGCCGAGCCGGCCGGCGGCAGCGGGAGCTGCACGGTCTGCTCGATGACCTCGGTCAGCTCGCTCGAGGGCACGTAGTGGCGGTTACTGCGCTCGGGCGGGTCCGCGACCCTGAGGCGTCCGTCGAGATCCCGCCGAACGTCCTCGAGGAAGGCACTGTCGCCGCTCACACCTGTCACGATCACCGGCCGGCCACGCCAACGGGCCGTGGTCGTGACTTCGATCAGCTCGGAGATCTCCTCGGGCAGGATCCGTCGGCGCCAGCCGCCCGCGGGGTCGGCGGTGAAGCCCGGGGGCCGGGGCTGGTCGTGCGAAGCCCTGAGCCAGATCGGGGAGCCCGCGACGTACTGGTCGCACCTGTAGGCAACGCCGTCGACGACGGCATACCGCCCGGCCCGGACCCCCGGCGCGTCCGTCACGACGCCGTCAGCCGTCAGGCGCGGACCTGGGTGAAGTCGGCCGTCGCCGGGTCGGCACCGATGCGCTCGTCGCTGTCCAGCGCGCTGATGGCCGCCATGTCCTGCTCGGTCAGCTCGAAGGAGAACAGGTCGATGTTGCTGGCGATCCGTTCCGGCGTCACAGACTTGGGGATGATGATCGTGCCCTGCTGCAGGTGCCACCGCAGGACGACCTGGCCCGGGGTGACGCCGAGCCGCTCGGCGACCTCGGTCACCGCCGGGGCGTGCAGGTCCTTGCCCTGCCCCAGCGGCGAGTAGGCCTGCACCGCGACCCCCGCGGCGCGGCTCGCGGTCTGGGTGTCCACCTGCTGGAAGCTGGGGTGGATCTCGATCTGGTTGACCGCCGGGACGACGTCGGTCTCGGCGAGCAGCCGCTCCAGGAACGGGGGGAGGAAGTTGGAGACGCCGATGGCCCGGACCGCACCCTCGGCATACAGCTTCTCGAAGGACCGCCAGGTCTCGATGTAGCGGTCCGCGCTGGGGTAGGGCCAGTGCACCAGGTAGAGGTCGACGACGTCCAGGCCGAGCGCCGTGCGGCTGGCCTCGAACGCGCGCAGCGTCGAGTCGGCGCCCTGGTCGCCGTTGCGTAGCTTGGTGGTGACGAAGACATCCTCCCGGGGCAGTCCGCTGGCCCGCAGCGCGGCACCGACGCCCGCCTCGTTGTAGTAGGCCGCGGCGGTGTCGATGTGCCGGTAACCGGCCTCCAACGCCTGCTCGACGGCGCGCTGGGTGCCGTCTTCGGGCACCTGGAAGACCCCGTAGCCGACCTGGGGGATCAGCACGCCGTTGTTGAGCTCGATGGAGGGCACAGGTGTCGTCGTCACACCGGTGCTTACACCGAGGCGGGTCCGGCTATTCCGGGGTCTGTGTCGTGCCCAGGACTGCTGTGGTCGTGCCCGACGCATCTCGCAGCAGTGCGCTGACTCCTGACTAGAAGTTGCTCGCCATGTTGGTGAACTTGCTGTAGTGCCCCTGGAAGGCGACCACCACGGTGTCCGTCGGGCCGTTACGGTGCTTGGCCACGATGACGTCGGCCTCGCCCTCTCGCGGGGACTCCCGCTCGTAGAGCGACTCGCGGTGCAGGAGGATGACGACGTCAGCGTCCTGCTCGATCGAGTTGTGCACCGCGATGCCGTCCGCGATGAAGTTGTGGCCGCCCATAACCGTGGCGTCGAACACTTCCTCGACGCCGACGAGCTCGATCGTGGCGATCTCGTCCCACAGCACGTCGTTGACGGCGAGGAGCTCGAGCTCCGCACTGTCGAGGACCTGCGCCACTCGCGCCAGCCTTTCGCGGGAGGGCGCACTCTTGTAGAGGGTGGACCCACAGTAAGAGTTTCCGAGGGCCTTCTGGAACTGACGAGTGGTCATGCCCTGCTCCGCCATGACACGTCGCACGTCACCCCACACCTGTTGCGGCACGGTGTCCACGTTGGTGTTGGCCTGACGGTCGCGGATGATGTGGAGCAACCGAGCGGCCGACGCCGAACGGGCACCGAAGACCCCGATCTCCTGCAGGAAGCGCCGCTGGCTGTCACTACCCGATATGTCCAGGGTGAACAGGTCGCGATAGCCGCTCTTGGTGACCGTCCTCAGCCGGGTGCTGATCCCGAACCGCAGCAGGAGACGTGAGACGTCGTCGATCAGGCGACGGCTGGTGGAGGCGTAGTAGATGCGTCCCCCGGACTGGGCCTTGTTCACCGTCACGGAACCATCCGTGGCCCAGAGGTGCTGGAGGAAGAGGGCAATCTGCCGTTTGGACGCGGTGAACACCGACTCCGGGACGAACTTCTCGTGGCTGCGGGCCCCGAAGACGCCGAGCTCGTCGAGCCACTGGGCTATCGGGTTCCGCCGGCCGCGCCCCAGCCGGTACGGAGCGCGTAGGCGAAGCGTGGTGCATCGAGCTGCGGGGTACTCGTCCCGGACCGCCAGCACGCCGAACGACAGCGCTGCAGCTGTCACGGCCCTCAGGTTCTCCTCATCCACTGAGGCGTACCGAAGGGGCTGCCGCGGCAGCATGGATCCGTCTCCGAGCATGTGGGCTAGAAGGACGAGGCGGTTGTCGTCCGCCCACGGCTCGTGCTGCTCCGGCGCCGGCACGTGCCGCGGGACGGCGATGCGGTCTCCCTGTCGCAGGTCGCCAAGCTGCCTCCACCCGTCATAGGTCAGGAACGGGTGGTTCTCGGTGGCCCGGACCGTCTTTCCAGAGGTCAGCGTGAGCCGGAACACCGGGCGCGTTCCGGTGGGAAAGACGTGGGTGAGGTGGCGGCGGACATAACGCAGCGACTCGTCCAGCGACCACACCGGGATGTCCTGGGCACCGGTCTCGAAGAGCTCGCCCATGGTGACCTCGGCACCGGTGTCGGCGCGCAGAATGCGGGTGTCCGCGGTGAGGCATCCCGACTCACGAAGGTCGCTCATCTGCGGTTTCTTGTCGGTCCGCTGCTCCGGTCCACGGTTGAGCTGCGAGAGCGCGATGAGCGGCACCTCCAGCTCCTTGGCCAGCAGCTTGAGCGCACGAGAGAACTCGGCGACCTCCTGCTGGCGGGACTCGACCCGCTTGCCGGAGCTCATCAGCTGCAGGTAGTCGACGATGACCAGCTTGAGACCGTGCTGCTGCTTGAGCCGACGGCACTTCGCACGGATCTCCATCAGCGACATGTTCGGCGAGTCGTCGATGAAGAGCGGCGCATCGGTGATCCGCCCCTGGGTCTCTGCCAGCCGGGTCCAGTCCCGGTCCCGCATGGTGCCCTTGCGCATGTTCTGCAACGGGATCTCCGACTCCGCCGACAGCAGGCGCATGGTGATCTCGGTCCGGCTCATCTCCAGGCTGAAAACGACCGTCGGCATGCCCGCCTTGATCGCTGCCGAGCGGGCGATGTCCAGAGCGAAGGTGGAGTTGTGCGTCGGGATCATCGACCGGCCGGCCAGGTACAGGTGGTCTTCGTTGGACACCTGGATGCAGCGCACCGGCACCGAAGGCACCGGCCGCACCTCCATGATGCTCCACGTCTGCGCCTCCAGACCGCCGGGGCTCCCCGTGCGCGAGACGGTCACCGTTGCGTCGCCGTTCCGCTGCTTCCGGATGACACGGGTGGTCACGACCTGCCGCTCGCCGTCGATCGCCACCGACCACAGGTGCTCCTCATCCGCCACGATGACCGAGCCGTCGGAGAACTCCACTTCGTAGCAGCGTCGGTCCATCATGACCTCGGTCGCCGCGACCACTGTGGTCGGCCGGCCGTCGGCACCGAGCACCTCATCACCCACCGCGACCTCACCCATCGTGGTCCAGCCCTGCGGCGTGGGGAGCGGGGTGTCCAGAGCCAGGGCCTTCCCGACGGCCGGCCTGGCCGCCACGATGACCATCTGGCCTGGGTGCAGCCCGTTGGTCAGCTCGTCCAGGTCGGTGAACCCGGTCGGGACCCCCGTCATCTCCCCCGTCGCACCGGCCGCGTGCTCGATCTCGTCCATCGTGGGCTCGATGAGCTCACCCAGCGGCCGGTAGTCGTTGCCGCCCCGGGTCTCGGCCACGCCATACACCTCGGCCTGGGCGGCGTTGACGATCTCCTCGACGTCGCCGCCGGCGTAGCCGCTCTGCACGATGCGGGTGCCGGCCTCGACCAGCCGCCGCAGCACCGCTCGCTCGGCGACGATCTCGGCGTAGAAGGAGGCGTTGGCCGCGGTCGGCACCGAGGCGATGAGCTGGTGCAGGTATGCCGTGCCGCCCACCCGCTGCAGGTCGCCGCGCTTGGTCAGCTCGTCACCGACCGTGATGGCGTCGACCGGCTCCCCCCGGGCGTAGAGGTCGACGCAGGCCTCGAAGATCGTCTCGTGGGCGGGCCGGTAGAAGTCCTGGGCGCGGACGATCTCGGAGCACTCGGCGATGGCGTCCTTGGACAGCATCATCGAGCCGAGCGCGCTCTGCTCGGCGGCGACGTCCTGCGGCGGCAGCCGGTCTTCGGGTCCCCCACCGGTGTCCGGAGGTCCGTAGACCTCCATCTCGCTCAGCGCCATGCGCCTCCCTTTCCCTCCGATGACAGCCCGATGACACCAGCGGCCACCGACATACCCGCCGGTGCGGGTCACGGGACGACCCCCGCACGCGAGCGGTCGCCCCACCGTAAGCCGTCCCGCACCAGGACGCACTATCCCCCTGTGGACAGGGTGGGGACGAGGTGTGGACACCACGTGGACGACGCGCACAGCCGCCTGGGGATGGTTGTGGACATCCCTGTGGACAACATGGGAATTCTCCTCGCGTCACTGCCGTGACCTGCGCATTCGTGCTCCACACCCTGTGGACGAAAACTCGCCCGGGCGTGTCGTGACGACGGCCCTCCGGAATACTTGCACGGTCGCCGAGCGTTTGGCACTCTAGAGGTAGGAGTGCTAATCGAGCACCCCGCCACCGTTGGTTCACGTGAACGCTCGAGTGAACAAGGAGGACCAGATGATGAGCCGTTTCGATCCCTTCCGTGACATGGAGCGCCTGATGTCTGAGACGCTCCGCACCCCCGCCAGTTCGGCCATGCCGATGGATCTCTACCGCGGGGACGACTCCTTCGTCGCCAAGATCGACCTGCCCGGGGTGGACCCCAGCTCGATCGACGTGGACGTCGAGGAGCGGACCCTGACGATCCGGGCCGAGCGCCGCGAGCAGGAGGGCGTGGAGCAGTGGCTCTCGCACGAGCGCCCGTCCGGCACCTTTGCCCGCCAGCTCACCCTCGGGTACGGCGTGGCCCTGGACCGCATCGAGGCCGGCTACGAGGACGGCGTGCTGACGCTGACCATCCCCGTCGCCGAAGAGGCCAAGCCCCGCAAGATCCAGGTCGCGCACGGCGGCGGCAACCGCCTGGCCGCCGCCGAGGACGTCGGGGACATCCAGGGCGAGGTCACCTCGCGCAGCGACCACGCCGAGACCGCGCAGGCCAGCTGAGACCAGCTGAGACCAGCTGGAAGACCGAGGAGGCCGCCTGAGACCGCCACCGGACCCGCACGGGCCCGGTGACAGAATCAGCCGGTGACCACCGACGAGCAGGGATCTCCCGCGCCGACCCCGGCGCGGGAGATCCTGCGTCTGGCGGTGCCGGCGTTCCTGGCGCTGGTCGCCGAACCCCTCTTCCTGCTCGCCGACTCCGCGATCATCGGCCACCTGGGCACCGCTGCCCTGGCCGGCCTCGGGGTCGCCAGCGCAGTGCTGCTGACCGCGGTCAACCTCTTCATCTTCCTGGCCTACGGCACCACCGCGGTGGTCTCCCGCAGGCTCGGGGCCGGGGACCAGCGCGGCGCCATCAGCGCCGGGATCGACGGGCTGTGGCTCGCGCTGCTGCTCGGGGCCCTGGCCGGGTTGGCCACCGCGGTCTGGGCCGAGCCCCTCCTCGGACTCTTCGGCGCCAGCCCCGGGGTGACCGGCGAGGGCGTGACCTACCTGCGGTGGTCGGCGCTCGGCATACCGAGCATGCTGATCGTGCTGGCCGCGACCGGGGTGCTGCGCGGGCTGCAGGACACCCGGACGCCGCTCATCGCCGCCGTGACCGGCTTCAGCGCCAACGCGGTGCTGTCCCTGGTTCTGGTGCACGTCGTCGGCTGGGGGATCGCCGGGGCGGCGATCGGCTCGGTGATCGCCCAGACCGGTATGGCGGTCTACCTGCTGCTCGTGGTCGTCCGGGGTGCCCGTCGGCTGGGCTCGGAGCTGGCGCCCAGCGGCTCGGGGGTGCTCAAGGCCGCGCTGGGCGGCATACCGCTGCTGGTGCGCACGATCGCGCTGCGTGCCGCCCTGCTGCTCACCACCTGGCTCGCGGCCGGCCTGGGCGACGGCCCGCTCGCGGCCCACCAGGTGGCGATGACCGTCTGGGCGACCCTCGCCTTCGCGCTCGACGCGCTGGCGATCGCGGCCCAGGCGCTCACCGGCAAGACGCTCGGCGCCGGGGACGTGCGCGGCACCCGGGAGACCACCCAGCTGATGGTGCGGTGGTCGATCTGGTTCGGCCTGATCCTGACTGCGGTCATCCTGATCCTGCACCGCGTCATCCCCCTCGGCTTCAGCCAGGACCCCGACGTGCGGGCCGCCCTGGCGGCCGCGCTCATCGTGGTGGCCGTCGGGCAGCCCATCGCCGGGGTGGCGTTCATCCTGGACGGCGTGCTCATCGGCGCGGGCGACACCCGCTGGCTGGCCGGGGCACAGACGCTGGCCACCCTCGCCTACGTCCCCATGGTGCTCGCGGTCTGGTCGTCCGGTGTCACCGGCATCACCGGCCTGGTGTGGCTCTGGGTCGCCTTCAACGGGTTCATGCTCGTCCGCGCCCTGCTGCTGTGGGGCCGCGGCCAGGGTGACCGCTGGATGGTCGTCGGCGCCGAGCGCTGACCCGTGTCGAACGGCTGGTCTGCGGCGCGGGATGATGCAGCGCCGCCGCCGCCTGGCCGGTGCGCCGGCTCGGTATGCCGGACTCCGCCCCGCCGTACACCTGGCCTAGGGCTGGTCCGGGCTGGGGTCGTGCTCGCGCCGGCCCAGGTGGATGTCCGTGGGGGCGATCTGACCGGTGCGGAAGCCCGCGCGGCCGACCATGTGCGCACCGGCGGGGATGGTGAGCATCTGGAACACCGTGATCAGCACCAGCATCCCGACGTCCAGGCCCGCGCGGGTGCGCAGGCCGACGCCGATCATGACCAGGATGACCCCGAGGATCTGCGGCTTGGTGCCGGCGTGCATGCGGGTCAGCAGGTCCGGGAAGCGCAGCAGGCCGACTGCGGCCGCGAGGCAGAGCAGCGCCCCCAGGAGCAGACAGATGAGGCCCAGGACGTCCAGCACGTCGTACACGTTCATGACCGACCTCCTCCGTGTCCCGGTCCGCGTTCCGGGGTGGCTCGATCGGCCCGGTGCCCGTGGGACCTGCGCGGGGCGCGACGGGCGAAGCTGTGCCGGGGCGGGGCGGAGCCGCCGTCCTGGAGCCGGTCAGGTGCGGGCGCGACGAAGGGGGTGTCGCGGTCCCGGGCCACGAAACGCGCCACGGCGACCGAGCCCATGAAGCCGACCAGCGACAGGGAGATCAGCAGCGGCAGGGTGGTCCAGGCGTCGGTGAGGGCCGCGTAGGCGCCGAGGGCGCAGACCACGATGGAGACCAGCACGTCGGAGGCCACCACCCGGTCCAGCACGCTGGGGCCCAGGGTGATCCGGATCAGGCTGAGCAGGGCCGACAGGAAGAGCAGCCCGCCGATCGCCCAGGTGAGCCAGGTCTCGATGGTGTCGATGGTCATCGCGGCGTCTCCTCCTCCGATGGCTGCGTCCCCTCGTCGGCCCGGACCTCGTCGACCCGCTGACCGGTCCGCTCCCTGACCTGGGCGGCCGTCTCGGCGACCGGCCCCTCCCGGGCCGCCGTGCGCTGCGCCTGCCTGCGTCGGCGCGGGTCCAGCAGGGTCTCCGGGTCCGGGTGCAGAGCACGCAGCACCCGCGCCTCCTGGCCGCGGACCCGCCGCCGCATCGCTTCAGCTTCCTGGCGGGTACGCACGTCCAGGGCGTGGAGGGTGATGACCCGGGTCCCCGGGTCCAGCTCGATGACGACCGAGCCCGGGACGAGGGTGACCATCTCGGCGGTCAGCACCTGCAGGAGCTCGTCGTCGCCGACGAGCTCCATGTCCATGACCACCCCGCCGACGCGCCGGCCGGGACGCAGCGCCAGCCAGGCGACCTGGACGGAGGCGGTCACCAGGTCGTAGCTGAACCGGCCGACCAGGACGAGCAGGCCCCAGACGCGGGGGCGCAGCCGCATCCGCACGTGCGGCAGCGGGAAGAGGGCGAGCACCAGCACCGCGACGATGGCGCCACCGACGACCGTCACGGGGGTGACCTCGCCCCAGAGCATGACCCAGACCACGGTCAGCCACAGGACCGACCACGGGGACATCCGCCAGCTGGGGGGGTTGAAGAGTCGTCTCATCGTTAGAGTGACACCCCCGAACCGAGCACGGCCTCCAGGTATGGAGTGCGCTGCACGAGGTCGACGGCCGCGCGGCTGGCCACCCCGAAGAGGGGGCCCGCCACCACGGTCAGCGCGACGCCCACCACGACCAGCCCGGTCGTCGGCGCCAGCACCCCGAGGCCGAGCGCCGAGTGATGGCCGCCGCGCATCGGGCCCGCGCCGGTCAGCCCGGTCGCGTTCTCGGACCAGAAGGAGCGGCCCCAGACCTTGGCCACGGCATACAGGGTGAGCAGTGAGGTGACCACCGAGCCGACGACGACGGTGTAGGCCAGCCACGACCCGTCGCTGACGCCCGCCTGGATCAGCCCGACCTTGCCGAGGAAGCCGGTGAAGGGCGGGATGCCGGCCAGGTTCATCGCCGGGATGAAGAAGAGGATCCCGACGACGGGCGAGATGCGGGCCAGGTCGCCGAGGCGGGTGCTGTCGGAGGAGCCGCCGACCCGTTCCACCAGCCCGACCACGAGGAAGAGCGTGGTCTGGATGAGGATGTGGTGGACGACGTAGAAGATCGCCGAACCCAGGCCGTGGGTGGAGCCCAGCGCGATGCCGAAGAGCATGTAGCCGATGTGGCTGACGAGGGTGAAGGACAGCATCCGCTTGATGTCGTCCTGCGCGATCGCGCCCAGGATGCCCACCACCATGGTGAACAGCGCGGCCCACAGCAGCAGGTCCTCGAACCTGGACTGCGGGAAGAGCAGCGTCTGGGTCCGGATGATCGCGTAGATGCCGACCTTGGTCAGCAGCCCGGCGAAGACGGCCGTGACCGGGGCTGGGGCGGTCGGGTAGGAGTCGGGCAGCCACCCGGACATCGGGAACACCGCGGCCTTGACCGCGAAGCCGACCAGCAGCATCACGTGCAGCAGCGCCGCGGTCCCCGGGGAGATCTCCCCGACCCGCTGGGAGAGCAGGGCCAGGTTGATCGTGCCGGTGGCGCCGTACACCAGCCCCAGGGCCATCAGGAAGATCATCGAGGACAGCAGGGAGACCTGGACGTAGGTGATCCCCGACCGCACCCGCTCCACGGTCCCGCCGAGGGTGAGCAGCACGAAGCTCGCGGCGAGGAGCATCTCGAAGCCGACGTAGATGTGGAACAGGTCCCCGGAGACGAAGGTGGTGGTGACGCCGGCGGAGAGCACCAGCAGCGAGGGGTGGAAGACCGGCAGCGGGGAGTGCCCGTCGCTCTCGTCGTCGAAGCTGCTCGCGCCCTGCCCGATCGAGTAGGCGAGCACCGCCATGGTCACCGTCGTCGAGACGATGACCATGAGGGCCGAGAGCCGGTCGACGACCAGGGTGATGCCCTCGAACGGCGTCCACCCGCCGACGTACATCACCTGGGGGCCCAGGGTGTCCGCGGCCCACAGCAGCACGCTGGCGCAGGCCAGCATGCCGATGAGCACGGACATGCTCACGACCCGCTGGACCCAGGTCTTGCGTGCCGCCGCCAGGGTCAGGCCGGCGCCGACCAGGGGCAGCAGCACCACCATCGGGACCAGCCAGGCGTACTCGGTGATCATCGGGTGCCCCCCTCAGGGTCGGTGCCCTGCGCGTCCGGTGACTCGTCGACCGAGGGCCCGCCGTCGGCGACCCGCTCCTTGGCCACGTCCTCCGGGTCGACCGTGCCCTCACCCGGGCCGGCGATCGCGTGGTCGTAGCGCTCGGTCGTGGGGGTGGCCGGGTCGCCCGGGATGCCCTGCCGTCCGGGGTCGTGCATCTCGCGCTCGGTGCGCTGGGTCTCCGCGGCGATCGCATCGGCCTGCTCGCGCGCACTGGGTCCGTCGATCTCGTCGGACTCCGCCATCGCGTGGATGCGTGCGGACTCGAGGTCGTCGGCGACCAGGTCCTCCCGGCCCAGCTGCCAGCTGCGGTGCGCGAGCGCGAGCACGAAGGCGGTCATCCCCAGGGTGATGACGATCGCGGTGAGCACCAGCGCCTGAGGGACCGGGTCAGACATGTCCATGTCCTCGGAGACCCCGACGATCGGGGGCGCACCGGCCGGTCCGGAGCCGATGATGAAGAGCAGGTTGATGCCGTTGCCCATGAGCAGGAAGCCCATGAGCGCCCGCACCAGGGAGCGGGCCAGGAACAGGTAGACCCCGGTGCCGATGAGCACGCTGGCCACGACGATGAGCGAGAGGTTGGGGGTCATCGCGACGGCACCTCCTCACCCTGCGTCTGCTCGCTCGCGTCCTGGCCGCTCGGGTCCTGCTCGTTCTCCTGCTCGTTCTCCTGCTCGTTCTCCAGGCGGATCTGACCGTCGATCCCCGACCCCAGGCTGCGCAGGATGTCGAGCATCAGGCCCAGGACCACCAGGTAGACGCCGATGTCGAAGAACAGCGAGGTGACCAGGTGCACCTCGCCCAGGAGCGGGATCTGCAGGTAGGTGTCCCAGGTGCGCAGGGCCGGGCTGCCGAAGAGCATCGGGGCCAGGGCAGACCCGGCCGCGATGAACAGGCCGGAGCCGAGCAGGGCCGCCGGCATGACCGGCAGCGCCGCACGCAGCTCGTAGCCGCGACCGGCCAGGTAGCGCAGGCACAGCGCCAACCCGCCCACGAGG containing:
- a CDS encoding monovalent cation/H+ antiporter complex subunit F — its product is MTIDTIETWLTWAIGGLLFLSALLSLIRITLGPSVLDRVVASDVLVSIVVCALGAYAALTDAWTTLPLLISLSLVGFMGSVAVARFVARDRDTPFVAPAPDRLQDGGSAPPRHSFARRAPRRSHGHRADRATPERGPGHGGGRS
- a CDS encoding Na+/H+ antiporter subunit D, encoding MITEYAWLVPMVVLLPLVGAGLTLAAARKTWVQRVVSMSVLIGMLACASVLLWAADTLGPQVMYVGGWTPFEGITLVVDRLSALMVIVSTTVTMAVLAYSIGQGASSFDDESDGHSPLPVFHPSLLVLSAGVTTTFVSGDLFHIYVGFEMLLAASFVLLTLGGTVERVRSGITYVQVSLLSSMIFLMALGLVYGATGTINLALLSQRVGEISPGTAALLHVMLLVGFAVKAAVFPMSGWLPDSYPTAPAPVTAVFAGLLTKVGIYAIIRTQTLLFPQSRFEDLLLWAALFTMVVGILGAIAQDDIKRMLSFTLVSHIGYMLFGIALGSTHGLGSAIFYVVHHILIQTTLFLVVGLVERVGGSSDSTRLGDLARISPVVGILFFIPAMNLAGIPPFTGFLGKVGLIQAGVSDGSWLAYTVVVGSVVTSLLTLYAVAKVWGRSFWSENATGLTGAGPMRGGHHSALGLGVLAPTTGLVVVGVALTVVAGPLFGVASRAAVDLVQRTPYLEAVLGSGVSL
- a CDS encoding replicative DNA helicase, whose amino-acid sequence is MALSEMEVYGPPDTGGGPEDRLPPQDVAAEQSALGSMMLSKDAIAECSEIVRAQDFYRPAHETIFEACVDLYARGEPVDAITVGDELTKRGDLQRVGGTAYLHQLIASVPTAANASFYAEIVAERAVLRRLVEAGTRIVQSGYAGGDVEEIVNAAQAEVYGVAETRGGNDYRPLGELIEPTMDEIEHAAGATGEMTGVPTGFTDLDELTNGLHPGQMVIVAARPAVGKALALDTPLPTPQGWTTMGEVAVGDEVLGADGRPTTVVAATEVMMDRRCYEVEFSDGSVIVADEEHLWSVAIDGERQVVTTRVIRKQRNGDATVTVSRTGSPGGLEAQTWSIMEVRPVPSVPVRCIQVSNEDHLYLAGRSMIPTHNSTFALDIARSAAIKAGMPTVVFSLEMSRTEITMRLLSAESEIPLQNMRKGTMRDRDWTRLAETQGRITDAPLFIDDSPNMSLMEIRAKCRRLKQQHGLKLVIVDYLQLMSSGKRVESRQQEVAEFSRALKLLAKELEVPLIALSQLNRGPEQRTDKKPQMSDLRESGCLTADTRILRADTGAEVTMGELFETGAQDIPVWSLDESLRYVRRHLTHVFPTGTRPVFRLTLTSGKTVRATENHPFLTYDGWRQLGDLRQGDRIAVPRHVPAPEQHEPWADDNRLVLLAHMLGDGSMLPRQPLRYASVDEENLRAVTAAALSFGVLAVRDEYPAARCTTLRLRAPYRLGRGRRNPIAQWLDELGVFGARSHEKFVPESVFTASKRQIALFLQHLWATDGSVTVNKAQSGGRIYYASTSRRLIDDVSRLLLRFGISTRLRTVTKSGYRDLFTLDISGSDSQRRFLQEIGVFGARSASAARLLHIIRDRQANTNVDTVPQQVWGDVRRVMAEQGMTTRQFQKALGNSYCGSTLYKSAPSRERLARVAQVLDSAELELLAVNDVLWDEIATIELVGVEEVFDATVMGGHNFIADGIAVHNSIEQDADVVILLHRESLYERESPREGEADVIVAKHRNGPTDTVVVAFQGHYSKFTNMASNF
- a CDS encoding Na+/H+ antiporter subunit E yields the protein MRRLFNPPSWRMSPWSVLWLTVVWVMLWGEVTPVTVVGGAIVAVLVLALFPLPHVRMRLRPRVWGLLVLVGRFSYDLVTASVQVAWLALRPGRRVGGVVMDMELVGDDELLQVLTAEMVTLVPGSVVIELDPGTRVITLHALDVRTRQEAEAMRRRVRGQEARVLRALHPDPETLLDPRRRRQAQRTAAREGPVAETAAQVRERTGQRVDEVRADEGTQPSEEETPR
- the mnhG gene encoding monovalent cation/H(+) antiporter subunit G, with the protein product MNVYDVLDVLGLICLLLGALLCLAAAVGLLRFPDLLTRMHAGTKPQILGVILVMIGVGLRTRAGLDVGMLVLITVFQMLTIPAGAHMVGRAGFRTGQIAPTDIHLGRREHDPSPDQP
- a CDS encoding Hsp20/alpha crystallin family protein — protein: MMSRFDPFRDMERLMSETLRTPASSAMPMDLYRGDDSFVAKIDLPGVDPSSIDVDVEERTLTIRAERREQEGVEQWLSHERPSGTFARQLTLGYGVALDRIEAGYEDGVLTLTIPVAEEAKPRKIQVAHGGGNRLAAAEDVGDIQGEVTSRSDHAETAQAS
- a CDS encoding MATE family efflux transporter, producing MTTDEQGSPAPTPAREILRLAVPAFLALVAEPLFLLADSAIIGHLGTAALAGLGVASAVLLTAVNLFIFLAYGTTAVVSRRLGAGDQRGAISAGIDGLWLALLLGALAGLATAVWAEPLLGLFGASPGVTGEGVTYLRWSALGIPSMLIVLAATGVLRGLQDTRTPLIAAVTGFSANAVLSLVLVHVVGWGIAGAAIGSVIAQTGMAVYLLLVVVRGARRLGSELAPSGSGVLKAALGGIPLLVRTIALRAALLLTTWLAAGLGDGPLAAHQVAMTVWATLAFALDALAIAAQALTGKTLGAGDVRGTRETTQLMVRWSIWFGLILTAVILILHRVIPLGFSQDPDVRAALAAALIVVAVGQPIAGVAFILDGVLIGAGDTRWLAGAQTLATLAYVPMVLAVWSSGVTGITGLVWLWVAFNGFMLVRALLLWGRGQGDRWMVVGAER
- a CDS encoding aldo/keto reductase, translated to MTTTPVPSIELNNGVLIPQVGYGVFQVPEDGTQRAVEQALEAGYRHIDTAAAYYNEAGVGAALRASGLPREDVFVTTKLRNGDQGADSTLRAFEASRTALGLDVVDLYLVHWPYPSADRYIETWRSFEKLYAEGAVRAIGVSNFLPPFLERLLAETDVVPAVNQIEIHPSFQQVDTQTASRAAGVAVQAYSPLGQGKDLHAPAVTEVAERLGVTPGQVVLRWHLQQGTIIIPKSVTPERIASNIDLFSFELTEQDMAAISALDSDERIGADPATADFTQVRA
- a CDS encoding Na(+)/H(+) antiporter subunit C, which codes for MTPNLSLIVVASVLIGTGVYLFLARSLVRALMGFLLMGNGINLLFIIGSGPAGAPPIVGVSEDMDMSDPVPQALVLTAIVITLGMTAFVLALAHRSWQLGREDLVADDLESARIHAMAESDEIDGPSAREQADAIAAETQRTEREMHDPGRQGIPGDPATPTTERYDHAIAGPGEGTVDPEDVAKERVADGGPSVDESPDAQGTDPEGGTR